The following are encoded in a window of Alosa sapidissima isolate fAloSap1 chromosome 12, fAloSap1.pri, whole genome shotgun sequence genomic DNA:
- the ccdc181 gene encoding coiled-coil domain-containing protein 181 isoform X3, which yields MNNKGHDEYEDDFEKDLDWLISEDGKSEDQEGEYEDIEAEIDKELEEEEEALKKKHNRGMLTVDKTVNDPQEDEERWPTPLEPLDGLPEQDTEEACGLPPPPPLVPEADFDEEKKYILEKIQQANRELQDQEAPDLTRRRRLQFKDTLVDLVVPATDYGSEGPSQSQGPGAEREEAAAAAATTADRDLEGEVSGRMLQLKISPQDEASGPHRSGGGQEEVAGREGRVLVEKDGKFDLVSLKEVESLGLLPPLHLPSVSNIGDNNNLPVQISPRKTNSASVSNAKSPTSSPRPNAGFSLSLGVEHLHTPKPPPKPRHRPNSASHMVRRVSKEGTKRRVQSASSAPIHATFTLTPQQKEHLLRLQQKREKLAKEAQEEQRKREEEEQKKQENELAFQAWLMRKREQLQEDRRLQRAQEMEKMNFTRDQCDPQEAFKQWLQRKHEQQAQERQLEEMKKMELESRYYLHDREQCEKAFKQWLKRKRAEKRAEQQAARERSRRLMLEERRARRMQDILCTVNEAKAFRFADPYGYRF from the exons ATGAACAATAAGGGCCATGATGAATATGAAGACGACTTTGAAAAGGACTTGGACTGGTTGATCAGCGAGGATGGCAAGAGTGAGGACCAG GAGGGGGAATATGAGGACATCGAAGCTGAAATAGACAAGGAActtgaggaggaagaggaggcactGAAAAAGAAACACAACAGGGGGATGTTGACTGTTGACAAGACAGTGAATGACCCACAGGAAGACGAGGAGAGGTGGCCCACCCCTCTGGAGCCTTTGGACGGGCTCCCTGAACAGGACACTGAAGAGGCCTGCGGGctacccccccctcctcctcttgtcCCGGAAGCTGACTTTGACGAGGAGAAGAAGTACATCCTGGAGAAGATCCAGCAGGCCAACCGGGAGCTGCAGGACCAGGAGGCGCCAGACCTGACCCGCCGGCGACGCCTTCAGTTCAAGGACACGCTGGTGGACCTGGTGGTGCCGGCCACGGATTACGGCTCCGAGGGCCCGTCTCAGTCTCAGGGCCCAGGGGCAGAGCGGGAAgaggccgccgccgccgccgccacgaCTGCAGATAGGGACCTGGAGGGGGAGGTGTCCGGGCGGATGCTCCAGCTGAAGATCTCCCCCCAGGACGAGGCCTCGGGCCCACACAGGAGTGGCGGCGGGCAGGAGGAGGTGGCGGGCAGAGAGGGCCGGGTGTTGGTGGAGAAGGACGGCAAGTTTGACCTGGTCAGCCTGAAGGAAGTGGAGAGCCTGGGCCTGCTGCCTCCTCTGCACCTCCCCAGTGTCAGTAACATCGGCGATAATAATAACCTCCCCGTCCAAATCTCCCCTCGGAAAACCAACTCGGCGTCCGTCTCTAACGCTAAAagccccacctcctcccccaggCCCAACGCAGGCTTCTCGCTCTCGCTCGGAGTCGAGCACCTACACACCCCTAAACCGCCGCCTAAGCCTAGGCATCGGCCCAACTCAGCCAGCCACATGGTGCGACGGGTCAGCAAAGAGGGCACCAAGCGCCGGGTGCAGTCGGCCAGCAGCGCCCCCATCCATGCCACCTTTACCCTCACGCCACAGCAGAAAGAACACCTGCTCAGACTGCAGCAGAAGAGGGAGAAGCTGGCCAAAGAG GCTCAGGAGGAGCAACGCAAgcgtgaggaagaggagcagaagaaGCAGGAGAACGAGCTGGCCTTCCAGGCGTGGCTCATGAGGAAGAGGGAACAGCTGCAGGAGGACCGCAGGCTCCAGAGAGCacaggaaatggagaaaatgaATTTCACG AGGGACCAGTGCGACCCACAGGAGGCCTTCAAGCAGTGGCTGCAGCGCAAGCACGAGCAGCAGGCCCAGGAGCGTCAGCTGGAGGAGATGAAGAAGATGGAGCTAGAGAGCCGCTACTACCTCCATGACCGCGAGCAGTGTGAGAAGGCCTTCAAACA GTGGCTGAAACGCAAGCGGGCGGAGAAGAGAGCTGAGCAGCAGGCCGCTCGAGAGCGCTCCCGCAGGCTGATGTTGGAAGAGCGGCGCGCCCGCCGCATGCAGGACATCCTCTGCACGGTGAACGAGGCCAAGGCCTTCCGCTTCGCTGACCCCTACGGCTACCGCTTCTGA
- the ccdc181 gene encoding coiled-coil domain-containing protein 181 isoform X2, with protein MNNKGHDEYEDDFEKDLDWLISEDGKSEDQEGEYEDIEAEIDKELEEEEEALKKKHNRGMLTVDKTVNDPQEDEERWPTPLEPLDGLPEQDTEEACGLPPPPPLVPEADFDEEKKYILEKIQQANRELQDQEAPDLTRRRRLQFKDTLVDLVVPATDYGSEGPSQSQGPGAEREEAAAAAATTADRDLEGEVSGRMLQLKISPQDEASGPHRSGGGQEEVAGREGRVLVEKDGKFDLVSLKEVESLGLLPPLHLPSVSNIGDNNNLPVQISPRKTNSASVSNAKSPTSSPRPNAGFSLSLGVEHLHTPKPPPKPRHRPNSASHMVRRVSKEGTKRRVQSASSAPIHATFTLTPQQKEHLLRLQQKREKLAKEHSLAQEEQRKREEEEQKKQENELAFQAWLMRKREQLQEDRRLQRAQEMEKMNFTRDQCDPQEAFKQWLQRKHEQQAQERQLEEMKKMELESRYYLHDREQCEKAFKQWLKRKRAEKRAEQQAARERSRRLMLEERRARRMQDILCTVNEAKAFRFADPYGYRF; from the exons ATGAACAATAAGGGCCATGATGAATATGAAGACGACTTTGAAAAGGACTTGGACTGGTTGATCAGCGAGGATGGCAAGAGTGAGGACCAG GAGGGGGAATATGAGGACATCGAAGCTGAAATAGACAAGGAActtgaggaggaagaggaggcactGAAAAAGAAACACAACAGGGGGATGTTGACTGTTGACAAGACAGTGAATGACCCACAGGAAGACGAGGAGAGGTGGCCCACCCCTCTGGAGCCTTTGGACGGGCTCCCTGAACAGGACACTGAAGAGGCCTGCGGGctacccccccctcctcctcttgtcCCGGAAGCTGACTTTGACGAGGAGAAGAAGTACATCCTGGAGAAGATCCAGCAGGCCAACCGGGAGCTGCAGGACCAGGAGGCGCCAGACCTGACCCGCCGGCGACGCCTTCAGTTCAAGGACACGCTGGTGGACCTGGTGGTGCCGGCCACGGATTACGGCTCCGAGGGCCCGTCTCAGTCTCAGGGCCCAGGGGCAGAGCGGGAAgaggccgccgccgccgccgccacgaCTGCAGATAGGGACCTGGAGGGGGAGGTGTCCGGGCGGATGCTCCAGCTGAAGATCTCCCCCCAGGACGAGGCCTCGGGCCCACACAGGAGTGGCGGCGGGCAGGAGGAGGTGGCGGGCAGAGAGGGCCGGGTGTTGGTGGAGAAGGACGGCAAGTTTGACCTGGTCAGCCTGAAGGAAGTGGAGAGCCTGGGCCTGCTGCCTCCTCTGCACCTCCCCAGTGTCAGTAACATCGGCGATAATAATAACCTCCCCGTCCAAATCTCCCCTCGGAAAACCAACTCGGCGTCCGTCTCTAACGCTAAAagccccacctcctcccccaggCCCAACGCAGGCTTCTCGCTCTCGCTCGGAGTCGAGCACCTACACACCCCTAAACCGCCGCCTAAGCCTAGGCATCGGCCCAACTCAGCCAGCCACATGGTGCGACGGGTCAGCAAAGAGGGCACCAAGCGCCGGGTGCAGTCGGCCAGCAGCGCCCCCATCCATGCCACCTTTACCCTCACGCCACAGCAGAAAGAACACCTGCTCAGACTGCAGCAGAAGAGGGAGAAGCTGGCCAAAGAG CATTCACTGGCTCAGGAGGAGCAACGCAAgcgtgaggaagaggagcagaagaaGCAGGAGAACGAGCTGGCCTTCCAGGCGTGGCTCATGAGGAAGAGGGAACAGCTGCAGGAGGACCGCAGGCTCCAGAGAGCacaggaaatggagaaaatgaATTTCACG AGGGACCAGTGCGACCCACAGGAGGCCTTCAAGCAGTGGCTGCAGCGCAAGCACGAGCAGCAGGCCCAGGAGCGTCAGCTGGAGGAGATGAAGAAGATGGAGCTAGAGAGCCGCTACTACCTCCATGACCGCGAGCAGTGTGAGAAGGCCTTCAAACA GTGGCTGAAACGCAAGCGGGCGGAGAAGAGAGCTGAGCAGCAGGCCGCTCGAGAGCGCTCCCGCAGGCTGATGTTGGAAGAGCGGCGCGCCCGCCGCATGCAGGACATCCTCTGCACGGTGAACGAGGCCAAGGCCTTCCGCTTCGCTGACCCCTACGGCTACCGCTTCTGA
- the prrg1 gene encoding transmembrane gamma-carboxyglutamic acid protein 1 — protein sequence MGTVFLQQSTAHSVLRRLRRANYLLEEVKQGNIQRECREEVCSYEEAREAFENDEKTRRFWEEYVRENNPNKGLESMVGSAQSLYLILPLLLVLLLIMAVTITVWRCHSRKRSQRSPSAGRSHREPTLSVVSMDQWGPEFHSDMSPRSEMSARSYQAGSGRTTAGDPPPSYDEAVGQADVHIETEPPPQYDDIVNNSSSSVIIGQGK from the exons ATGGGAACAG TGTTCCTGCAACAGAGCACGGCTCACTCCGTGCTGAGGAGGTTGCGGCGGGCCAACTACCTCCTGGAGGAGGTGAAGCAGGGGAACATTCAGAGGGAGTGCCGAGAGGAGGTGTGCAGCTATGAGGAGGCACGCGAGGCCTTTGAGAACGACGAGAAAACG AGGCGGTTCTGGGAGGAGTATGTGCGCGAGAACAACCCCAACAAGGGGCTGGAGTCGATGGTGGGCAGCGCCCAGTCGCTGTACCTCatcctgccgctgctgctggtgctgctgctcaTCATGGCCGTGACCATCACCGTGTGGCGCTGCCACTCGCGCAAGCGCTCGCAGCGGAGTCCGTCCGCTGGACGCTCGCACCGCGAGCCCACGCTCTCTGTGGTGTCCATGGACCAGTGGGGGCCGGAGTTCCACTCGGACATGAGCCCGCGCTCCGAGATGAGCGCACGCAGCTACCAGGCCGGGTCCGGACGCACAACCGCCGGGGATCCGCCGCCCTCCTACGACGAGGCGGTGGGCCAAGCCGACGTGCACATCGAGACAGAGCCGCCGCCGCAGTATGATGACATCGTGAACAACAGCTCGTCCAGCGTGATCATTGGACAGGGGAAGTAG
- the cpox gene encoding oxygen-dependent coproporphyrinogen-III oxidase, mitochondrial gives MSVTLTRLQTATKSTARVFTPLCKGTIHHQGVDLHSSLRRPYSSFRKLTSLPFTKWFPRSVSTRLMSYGINVTSGGYRKGVFLVTGAATVAGLAVGVCHFQRAEMASRIVLPEKDEGDILERCKSFMCSPITDVHVLQERKDEMSTRMEMLILETQAAFCKALEQVDGGSFKVDRWQRKEGGGGISCVLQDSKVFEKAGVNVSVVYGNLPEEAAKQMRSRGKVLKAKDGKLPFCAMGVSSVIHPKNPHIPTVHFNYRYFEIEEADGTKQWWFGGGTDLTPMYLNQEDAVHFHSTLKEACDKHHPQYYSDFKKWCDRYFFINHRNERRGIGGIFFDDLDSPNQEEVFAFVKSCARSVVPCYLPIVRKHVNDSFSPEEKAWQQLRRGRYVEFNLVYDRGTKFGLATPGSRIESILMSLPLTARWEYMHEPVKGTKEAELMEVLRQPKDWI, from the exons ATGTCTGTTACTTTAACCAGACTGCAGACGGCTACGAAGTCAACAGCAAGGGTCTTCACTCCTCTTTGCAAAGGCACCATTCACCATCAAGGAGTTGATCTACATTCGTCTTTGCGTCGACCATATTCCAGTTTTCGCAAGCTTACTTCGCTACCTTTCACGAAATGGTTTCCCAGGAGTGTGTCAACCAGGCTAATGTCGTACGGAATAAATGTCACATCTGGTGGTTATCGAAAAGGAGTCTTCCTTGTGACAGGTGCCGCAACTGTGGCAGGGTTAGCGGTTGGTGTGTGTCACTTTCAGAGGGCAGAGATGGCATCAAGGATTGTACTGCCAGAAAAAGATGAAGGAGATATTTTAGAAAGGTGTAAGTCGTTTATGTGTTCCCCTATCACGGACGTCCACGTTTTACAGGAGAGAAAAGATGAGATGAGCACCAGAATGGAAATGCTCATCTTGGAAACACAGGCAGCGTTCTGCAAAGCCCTGGAGCAAGTGGATGGCGGTTCTTTTAAAGTGGATAGATGGCAGCGTAAAGAAG GTGGCGGTGGCATCAGCTGTGTCCTACAGGACAGCAAGGTGTTTGAGAAGGCCGGTGTGAATGTATCTGTGGTGTACGGAAACCTCCCTGAGGAGGCTGCCAAACAGATGCGAAGCCGGGGGAAAGTGCTGAAGGCAAAAGATG GGAAGCTGCCGTTTTGTGCCATGGGTGTGAGCTCTGTCATTCACCCAAAGAACCCCCACATTCCCACAGTGCACTTCAACTATAGATACTTTGAGATTGAGGAGGCAGACG GGACAAAACAATGGTGGTTTGGTGGAGGGACTGATTTGACCCCCATGTACCTTAACCAGGAGGATGCCGTTCACTTCCACAGCACTCTCAAGGAGGCCTGTGACAAGCACCACCCTCAGTATTACTCTGACTTCAAAAAGTG GTGCGACCGCTACTTTTTCATCAACCATCGGAATGAGCGGCGAGGGATCGGGGGGATCTTCTTTGATGACCTGGATTCTCCGAACCAGGAGGAGGTGTTTGCGTTTGTGAAGAGCTGTGCCCGGTCTGTGGTGCCATGCTACTTGCCCATTGTACGCAAACACGTAAATGACTCCTTCAGTCCAGAGGAGAAGGCCTGGCAACAACTCAGACGGGGCAG GTATGTGGAGTTCAACCTGGTGTATGACAGAGGGACAAAGTTTGGACTGGCCACTCCTGGCTCCAGAATCGAGAGTATTCTCATGTCTTTACCTCTTACTGCCAG GTGGGAGTACATGCATGAGCCTGTCAAAGGCACCAAGGAGGCCGAACTGATGGAGGTCCTTCGCCAGCCCAAGGACTGGATCTGA
- the ccdc181 gene encoding coiled-coil domain-containing protein 181 isoform X1: protein MNNKGHDEYEDDFEKDLDWLISEDGKSEDQEGEYEDIEAEIDKELEEEEEALKKKHNRGMLTVDKTVNDPQEDEERWPTPLEPLDGLPEQDTEEACGLPPPPPLVPEADFDEEKKYILEKIQQANRELQDQEAPDLTRRRRLQFKDTLVDLVVPATDYGSEGPSQSQGPGAEREEAAAAAATTADRDLEGEVSGRMLQLKISPQDEASGPHRSGGGQEEVAGREGRVLVEKDGKFDLVSLKEVESLGLLPPLHLPSVSNIGDNNNLPVQISPRKTNSASVSNAKSPTSSPRPNAGFSLSLGVEHLHTPKPPPKPRHRPNSASHMVRRVSKEGTKRRVQSASSAPIHATFTLTPQQKEHLLRLQQKREKLAKEWEQKRKKLAKEEEQRKREEEEQKKQENELAFQAWLMRKREQLQEDRRLQRAQEMEKMNFTRDQCDPQEAFKQWLQRKHEQQAQERQLEEMKKMELESRYYLHDREQCEKAFKQWLKRKRAEKRAEQQAARERSRRLMLEERRARRMQDILCTVNEAKAFRFADPYGYRF from the exons ATGAACAATAAGGGCCATGATGAATATGAAGACGACTTTGAAAAGGACTTGGACTGGTTGATCAGCGAGGATGGCAAGAGTGAGGACCAG GAGGGGGAATATGAGGACATCGAAGCTGAAATAGACAAGGAActtgaggaggaagaggaggcactGAAAAAGAAACACAACAGGGGGATGTTGACTGTTGACAAGACAGTGAATGACCCACAGGAAGACGAGGAGAGGTGGCCCACCCCTCTGGAGCCTTTGGACGGGCTCCCTGAACAGGACACTGAAGAGGCCTGCGGGctacccccccctcctcctcttgtcCCGGAAGCTGACTTTGACGAGGAGAAGAAGTACATCCTGGAGAAGATCCAGCAGGCCAACCGGGAGCTGCAGGACCAGGAGGCGCCAGACCTGACCCGCCGGCGACGCCTTCAGTTCAAGGACACGCTGGTGGACCTGGTGGTGCCGGCCACGGATTACGGCTCCGAGGGCCCGTCTCAGTCTCAGGGCCCAGGGGCAGAGCGGGAAgaggccgccgccgccgccgccacgaCTGCAGATAGGGACCTGGAGGGGGAGGTGTCCGGGCGGATGCTCCAGCTGAAGATCTCCCCCCAGGACGAGGCCTCGGGCCCACACAGGAGTGGCGGCGGGCAGGAGGAGGTGGCGGGCAGAGAGGGCCGGGTGTTGGTGGAGAAGGACGGCAAGTTTGACCTGGTCAGCCTGAAGGAAGTGGAGAGCCTGGGCCTGCTGCCTCCTCTGCACCTCCCCAGTGTCAGTAACATCGGCGATAATAATAACCTCCCCGTCCAAATCTCCCCTCGGAAAACCAACTCGGCGTCCGTCTCTAACGCTAAAagccccacctcctcccccaggCCCAACGCAGGCTTCTCGCTCTCGCTCGGAGTCGAGCACCTACACACCCCTAAACCGCCGCCTAAGCCTAGGCATCGGCCCAACTCAGCCAGCCACATGGTGCGACGGGTCAGCAAAGAGGGCACCAAGCGCCGGGTGCAGTCGGCCAGCAGCGCCCCCATCCATGCCACCTTTACCCTCACGCCACAGCAGAAAGAACACCTGCTCAGACTGCAGCAGAAGAGGGAGAAGCTGGCCAAAGAG TGGGAGCAGAAGAGGAAGAAGCTGGCCAAAGAG GAGGAGCAACGCAAgcgtgaggaagaggagcagaagaaGCAGGAGAACGAGCTGGCCTTCCAGGCGTGGCTCATGAGGAAGAGGGAACAGCTGCAGGAGGACCGCAGGCTCCAGAGAGCacaggaaatggagaaaatgaATTTCACG AGGGACCAGTGCGACCCACAGGAGGCCTTCAAGCAGTGGCTGCAGCGCAAGCACGAGCAGCAGGCCCAGGAGCGTCAGCTGGAGGAGATGAAGAAGATGGAGCTAGAGAGCCGCTACTACCTCCATGACCGCGAGCAGTGTGAGAAGGCCTTCAAACA GTGGCTGAAACGCAAGCGGGCGGAGAAGAGAGCTGAGCAGCAGGCCGCTCGAGAGCGCTCCCGCAGGCTGATGTTGGAAGAGCGGCGCGCCCGCCGCATGCAGGACATCCTCTGCACGGTGAACGAGGCCAAGGCCTTCCGCTTCGCTGACCCCTACGGCTACCGCTTCTGA
- the tmem47 gene encoding transmembrane protein 47: MASSVSGTEEVRGSALTPLKLVGLVCIFLALCLDVGSVLSPAWVTADDQYYLSLWESCWKPVTSETWQCSTTLETDWQIATLALLLGGAALILLSFLVALVSVCIGSRRRFYRPVAVMLFAAVVFQACSLVLYPIKFIETISLRIYHEFNWGYGLAWGATIFSFGGAILYCLNPKNYEDYY, translated from the exons ATGGCCTCGTCAGTGAGTGGAACGGAGGAAGTGCGCGGGTCGGCGTTGACGCCCCTGAAGTTGGTGGGCTTGGTGTGCATCTTCCTCGCGTTGTGCCTGGACGTCGGGTCTGTGTTGAGCCCAGCGTGGGTAACCGCGGATGATCAGTATTACCTGTCTCTTTGGGAGTCGTGCTGGAAGCCTGTTACCTCGGAAACCTGGCAGTGCAGCACCACATTGGAGACGG ACTGGCAGATCGCCACACTGGCCTTGTTGCTTGGCGGAGCAGCTCTCATTCTTCTCTCGTTCTTGGTGGCTTTGGTGTCAGTTTGTATTGGATCAAGGAGGCGGTTCTACAGACCTGTTGCTGTGATGCTGTTTGCTGCAG TGGTCTTTCAGGCGTGCAGCTTGGTCCTCTACCCCATCAAGTTCATCGAGACCATCAGCTTGAGAATATACCACGAGTTCAACTGGGGCTACGGCCTCGCCTGGGGTGCCACCATCTTCTCTTTCGGAGGGGCCATCCTGTACTGCCTGAATCCTAAGAACTATGAAGATTACTACTAA
- the ccdc181 gene encoding coiled-coil domain-containing protein 181 isoform X4, with protein sequence MNNKGHDEYEDDFEKDLDWLISEDGKSEDQEGEYEDIEAEIDKELEEEEEALKKKHNRGMLTVDKTVNDPQEDEERWPTPLEPLDGLPEQDTEEACGLPPPPPLVPEADFDEEKKYILEKIQQANRELQDQEAPDLTRRRRLQFKDTLVDLVVPATDYGSEGPSQSQGPGAEREEAAAAAATTADRDLEGEVSGRMLQLKISPQDEASGPHRSGGGQEEVAGREGRVLVEKDGKFDLVSLKEVESLGLLPPLHLPSVSNIGDNNNLPVQISPRKTNSASVSNAKSPTSSPRPNAGFSLSLGVEHLHTPKPPPKPRHRPNSASHMVRRVSKEGTKRRVQSASSAPIHATFTLTPQQKEHLLRLQQKREKLAKEEEQRKREEEEQKKQENELAFQAWLMRKREQLQEDRRLQRAQEMEKMNFTRDQCDPQEAFKQWLQRKHEQQAQERQLEEMKKMELESRYYLHDREQCEKAFKQWLKRKRAEKRAEQQAARERSRRLMLEERRARRMQDILCTVNEAKAFRFADPYGYRF encoded by the exons ATGAACAATAAGGGCCATGATGAATATGAAGACGACTTTGAAAAGGACTTGGACTGGTTGATCAGCGAGGATGGCAAGAGTGAGGACCAG GAGGGGGAATATGAGGACATCGAAGCTGAAATAGACAAGGAActtgaggaggaagaggaggcactGAAAAAGAAACACAACAGGGGGATGTTGACTGTTGACAAGACAGTGAATGACCCACAGGAAGACGAGGAGAGGTGGCCCACCCCTCTGGAGCCTTTGGACGGGCTCCCTGAACAGGACACTGAAGAGGCCTGCGGGctacccccccctcctcctcttgtcCCGGAAGCTGACTTTGACGAGGAGAAGAAGTACATCCTGGAGAAGATCCAGCAGGCCAACCGGGAGCTGCAGGACCAGGAGGCGCCAGACCTGACCCGCCGGCGACGCCTTCAGTTCAAGGACACGCTGGTGGACCTGGTGGTGCCGGCCACGGATTACGGCTCCGAGGGCCCGTCTCAGTCTCAGGGCCCAGGGGCAGAGCGGGAAgaggccgccgccgccgccgccacgaCTGCAGATAGGGACCTGGAGGGGGAGGTGTCCGGGCGGATGCTCCAGCTGAAGATCTCCCCCCAGGACGAGGCCTCGGGCCCACACAGGAGTGGCGGCGGGCAGGAGGAGGTGGCGGGCAGAGAGGGCCGGGTGTTGGTGGAGAAGGACGGCAAGTTTGACCTGGTCAGCCTGAAGGAAGTGGAGAGCCTGGGCCTGCTGCCTCCTCTGCACCTCCCCAGTGTCAGTAACATCGGCGATAATAATAACCTCCCCGTCCAAATCTCCCCTCGGAAAACCAACTCGGCGTCCGTCTCTAACGCTAAAagccccacctcctcccccaggCCCAACGCAGGCTTCTCGCTCTCGCTCGGAGTCGAGCACCTACACACCCCTAAACCGCCGCCTAAGCCTAGGCATCGGCCCAACTCAGCCAGCCACATGGTGCGACGGGTCAGCAAAGAGGGCACCAAGCGCCGGGTGCAGTCGGCCAGCAGCGCCCCCATCCATGCCACCTTTACCCTCACGCCACAGCAGAAAGAACACCTGCTCAGACTGCAGCAGAAGAGGGAGAAGCTGGCCAAAGAG GAGGAGCAACGCAAgcgtgaggaagaggagcagaagaaGCAGGAGAACGAGCTGGCCTTCCAGGCGTGGCTCATGAGGAAGAGGGAACAGCTGCAGGAGGACCGCAGGCTCCAGAGAGCacaggaaatggagaaaatgaATTTCACG AGGGACCAGTGCGACCCACAGGAGGCCTTCAAGCAGTGGCTGCAGCGCAAGCACGAGCAGCAGGCCCAGGAGCGTCAGCTGGAGGAGATGAAGAAGATGGAGCTAGAGAGCCGCTACTACCTCCATGACCGCGAGCAGTGTGAGAAGGCCTTCAAACA GTGGCTGAAACGCAAGCGGGCGGAGAAGAGAGCTGAGCAGCAGGCCGCTCGAGAGCGCTCCCGCAGGCTGATGTTGGAAGAGCGGCGCGCCCGCCGCATGCAGGACATCCTCTGCACGGTGAACGAGGCCAAGGCCTTCCGCTTCGCTGACCCCTACGGCTACCGCTTCTGA